Proteins from one Calditrichota bacterium genomic window:
- a CDS encoding hydroxymethylglutaryl-CoA lyase, whose translation MNTIKIHEVGLRDGLQMEEQVIPSETKIKWGHQLIDAGLDIIQVGSFVHPKYVPQMADTDELFRYFATDAEKPWTDLLSGLVLNEKGLERALDCGVEMICAGVSASETHSQKNTKMGIDEAVDRITKIAKQARDANKVVQLSVQSAFGCGYEGPIAEDQVLKIIGKYLDAGFTYFSLADTAGHADPNQVKRLVEKVLNLDSHIQLTGHFHNTYAMALANCIAAVQAGVEILESSFAGLGGCPFTSVAGGNVCTEDLVHMLQRMGYKIDIDLDLIIATARDAAKVLNKDLPGMIYKSGSIDKQFESK comes from the coding sequence ATGAATACAATCAAAATCCATGAAGTTGGTTTGCGTGACGGACTTCAAATGGAAGAACAGGTAATCCCGAGCGAAACAAAAATAAAATGGGGGCATCAATTAATTGATGCCGGTCTGGATATTATCCAGGTTGGTTCATTTGTGCATCCAAAATATGTACCGCAAATGGCCGATACGGATGAGTTGTTCCGTTACTTTGCAACCGATGCTGAAAAACCCTGGACAGATCTTCTTTCCGGTCTTGTATTAAATGAAAAGGGCCTGGAAAGGGCTTTGGATTGTGGTGTTGAAATGATTTGCGCCGGTGTTTCTGCAAGTGAAACCCACAGTCAAAAAAACACTAAAATGGGCATAGATGAAGCTGTAGATCGTATTACAAAAATTGCTAAACAAGCACGTGATGCAAACAAGGTTGTACAGCTTTCAGTTCAATCGGCGTTTGGTTGTGGTTATGAAGGCCCCATCGCAGAAGACCAGGTGTTAAAAATTATCGGCAAATATCTGGATGCAGGGTTTACATATTTCAGCCTGGCTGATACTGCCGGTCATGCAGATCCAAATCAAGTAAAAAGGCTTGTGGAAAAAGTGCTAAATCTAGATAGCCACATCCAGTTAACCGGGCATTTTCATAATACGTATGCTATGGCGCTTGCAAATTGTATCGCCGCCGTACAAGCTGGTGTTGAAATATTGGAATCCTCTTTTGCAGGATTGGGTGGTTGTCCATTTACATCAGTGGCCGGTGGAAATGTTTGTACAGAGGATCTGGTTCACATGCTTCAACGTATGGGTTATAAAATTGATATCGATCTTGATTTGATCATTGCTACTGCCCGTGATGCAGCCAAGGTTTTAAACAAAGATTTACCGGGGATGATTTATAAATCGGGTTCAATAGACAAGCAGTTTGAGAGCAAATAG
- a CDS encoding CoA transferase encodes MKKLLENIRVLDLTNVLSGPFATVHLALAGAEVIKVENPKGGDLARKLGNKPEFNQKLMGTSFLAQNANKKSLTLNLKSESGKEIFRKLVKDADVVIENFRPGVMKRLGLSYDDLTKINPKIIYCAISGFGQEGPDSQKPAYDQIMQGLSGVMAINGDETLNPLRAGFPLCDTVAGLNAAYAVMAALFHRERTGEGQLIDVALLDSVMPLMGWVAANWLIGGKPPTLLGNDNFTAAPSGTFNTKDGYINIAANKQEQWHSVCDVLEVAELKTDPRFEERDTRKKNRKQLTPLLEVKLTQQNTDHWVDVLNKAGVPSGAILSMQDALVADQIKYRETLSTVNDDDIGDLQLFNLTAKFSKTPGKIESAPPKLSAHTNEILAELGYSSDEVASFKTEGVI; translated from the coding sequence ATGAAGAAGCTTCTTGAAAATATCCGTGTGTTGGATTTAACCAATGTTCTATCCGGCCCGTTTGCAACAGTACATTTAGCGCTTGCCGGTGCCGAGGTAATTAAAGTTGAAAATCCAAAAGGTGGGGATTTGGCGCGCAAGCTTGGTAATAAACCGGAATTTAATCAAAAACTGATGGGTACAAGTTTCCTTGCCCAAAACGCTAATAAAAAATCTCTTACCTTAAACCTGAAAAGTGAATCGGGAAAAGAAATTTTCCGCAAACTAGTAAAAGATGCCGATGTTGTAATCGAAAATTTTCGACCGGGTGTAATGAAACGCCTTGGCCTTTCCTATGATGATCTTACCAAAATAAATCCAAAAATAATTTATTGTGCAATTTCCGGTTTTGGGCAGGAAGGGCCGGATTCTCAAAAACCTGCATACGACCAAATTATGCAGGGGCTTAGCGGTGTGATGGCTATAAACGGAGATGAAACTTTAAACCCATTGCGTGCCGGCTTTCCATTGTGCGATACCGTTGCCGGATTAAATGCAGCCTATGCAGTTATGGCCGCCCTATTTCATCGCGAACGAACCGGCGAAGGCCAATTAATTGATGTGGCTTTGCTGGATTCGGTTATGCCACTAATGGGTTGGGTTGCTGCCAACTGGCTAATCGGCGGGAAACCACCAACTTTGTTAGGTAATGATAATTTCACTGCAGCGCCATCGGGTACTTTTAATACTAAAGACGGCTATATCAACATTGCGGCAAATAAACAGGAACAATGGCATAGTGTCTGTGATGTACTGGAAGTTGCTGAACTTAAAACCGACCCCAGGTTTGAGGAACGCGATACCCGTAAAAAAAACCGTAAACAATTAACACCGCTTCTTGAAGTGAAATTAACACAGCAAAATACAGATCACTGGGTGGATGTGCTTAATAAAGCAGGGGTTCCATCCGGAGCAATTCTCTCCATGCAAGATGCTTTGGTCGCAGATCAGATCAAATATCGTGAAACTTTATCAACTGTTAATGATGATGATATCGGTGATTTGCAGCTTTTTAACCTGACGGCAAAATTTAGCAAAACACCCGGCAAGATTGAATCGGCACCTCCAAAACTTTCCGCGCATACAAATGAGATTTTAGCAGAGTTGGGATATTCTTCAGATGAAGTTGCCAGCTTTAAAACAGAAGGCGTAATTTAA